One Succinispira mobilis DSM 6222 genomic window carries:
- a CDS encoding glycosyltransferase family 2 protein has product MDLSVLILAKNEEKNIKECIESVSFAEEIIVIDDFSVDNTKKIAEEMGAKVYQRSMSGDWGAQQTYAIEKASKKWIFFIDADERVTPELAQEIKETVKADKNYGYWIKRINHFNYKLVNYGPLSPDYVCRLMPKEGSYVEGFVHPKIVHKFTDRKMKSNMIHYTYNNWEQYINKMNQYSSLAAEKNFKNGKTMNFILDIILRPLFAFFKMYILKKGFLDGKIGYMLSANYANYTMNKYIKLGYLQEKRKSCYKE; this is encoded by the coding sequence ATGGATTTAAGTGTACTAATTTTGGCTAAAAATGAAGAGAAAAATATCAAAGAATGTATTGAAAGTGTGAGTTTTGCAGAAGAAATAATTGTTATTGATGACTTTAGTGTTGATAATACAAAGAAAATAGCTGAAGAGATGGGCGCAAAAGTTTATCAACGTTCTATGAGTGGTGATTGGGGGGCTCAACAAACTTATGCTATAGAAAAGGCATCAAAAAAATGGATTTTTTTTATAGATGCAGATGAGCGAGTTACTCCTGAATTAGCACAAGAGATTAAAGAAACAGTTAAAGCAGATAAAAATTATGGGTATTGGATAAAAAGAATAAATCATTTTAATTATAAATTGGTTAATTATGGACCATTGAGTCCAGATTATGTTTGCCGTTTAATGCCTAAAGAAGGATCTTATGTTGAAGGGTTTGTACATCCGAAAATTGTGCATAAATTTACCGACAGAAAGATGAAGTCAAATATGATTCACTACACTTATAATAATTGGGAACAATATATTAATAAAATGAATCAATATTCCTCATTAGCAGCAGAAAAAAACTTTAAGAATGGGAAAACTATGAATTTTATTCTAGACATAATATTAAGACCATTATTTGCTTTTTTCAAGATGTATATTTTAAAAAAGGGCTTTTTAGATGGGAAAATAGGGTATATGCTTTCGGCAAATTATGCTAATTATACCATGAATAAATATATAAAACTTGGTTATTTGCAAGAAAAAAGGAAAAGTTGCTATAAGGAGTAA
- a CDS encoding glycosyltransferase family 9 protein, with product MYKNILVSQVKHIGDAIFTTGSIQILKKRFPEAKIYLLVLPHIEPLFYQHELLEGVLVLNYNSKKTSAIEMFRFSQELKNYNFDLMISYDYKPRPLILGFLAGIKERWAGYVYERQDKNIVLKFSTRFLRTNYDENTIHQSEIFRRFTVGLLEKDYSLEPNSLPQPTKINIDKWEKTFKSTKKKIIFCVRGTHYSKNWSKIKFAKLLDRCAANGFECVILGANLDYYYIEEIKELCFSNPKNIAGKTSLQDLTSLFAVFDLLVSVDTGTGHIAATTDIPIITIFLGSNPAKWRPISKNSYVICSKENEDAINKTGNNIYIKDRVDVDDVYKLIEEIIFS from the coding sequence ATGTATAAGAATATACTTGTTTCACAAGTAAAGCATATTGGCGATGCGATATTTACAACAGGAAGTATACAAATACTAAAAAAAAGATTTCCAGAAGCTAAAATATATTTATTGGTTTTGCCACATATAGAGCCACTTTTCTATCAACATGAGTTGCTAGAAGGTGTTTTAGTTTTAAACTATAATTCGAAGAAAACTTCTGCAATAGAAATGTTTAGATTTTCGCAGGAATTAAAAAATTATAATTTTGATCTTATGATATCATATGATTATAAACCAAGACCACTTATTTTAGGCTTTTTAGCAGGGATTAAAGAACGCTGGGCTGGATATGTTTATGAAAGACAAGACAAAAATATAGTTTTAAAATTTAGCACGAGATTTTTAAGAACTAATTATGATGAGAATACAATACATCAATCAGAAATATTTCGGAGATTTACAGTTGGGTTATTAGAAAAGGATTATTCTTTAGAACCCAATAGTTTACCGCAACCAACAAAAATAAATATTGACAAATGGGAAAAAACTTTCAAAAGTACTAAGAAAAAAATAATATTTTGCGTTAGAGGAACACATTATTCTAAAAACTGGAGTAAAATAAAATTTGCGAAATTATTGGATAGGTGTGCAGCTAACGGATTTGAATGTGTAATATTAGGTGCAAACTTAGACTATTACTATATTGAAGAAATAAAAGAATTGTGCTTTTCTAATCCGAAAAATATAGCGGGTAAGACAAGTTTGCAAGATCTTACAAGTTTATTTGCAGTTTTTGATTTATTAGTAAGTGTTGATACAGGTACAGGTCATATTGCGGCAACAACTGATATTCCGATAATTACTATTTTTTTAGGGAGTAATCCCGCTAAGTGGCGACCAATTAGTAAAAACAGTTATGTTATTTGTTCTAAAGAGAATGAGGATGCAATAAACAAAACAGGAAATAATATTTATATAAAAGATAGAGTTGATGTAGATGATGTTTACAAATTGATAGAAGAAATAATTTTTAGTTAA
- a CDS encoding glycosyltransferase family 32 protein, translating to MIPKIIHYVWVGNAVKDELVESCIASWKKYLPDYQIIEWNNEKVKDIDNRYMQEAFKAEKWAFVSDYVRLYALNKFGGFYFDTDLEIKRNLDEFLKLDFCTCYEKLGNKSNPVMTAFLAAEKGNSIIKDLMIEYDGRTFITAKGYDLTTNVHHVKKYFEKTHSLYAPYNIHEKKEIRKGEIIFPYFYFCIDEGENTYAVHKLSGSWLNGYEKRLKLRLGRYFLVVYKRQKNNSTNEIELKGKEKIIAKIKITKRKYLAIVSDLEY from the coding sequence ATGATACCAAAGATAATACATTATGTATGGGTAGGAAATGCAGTAAAAGATGAATTAGTCGAATCTTGTATTGCCTCATGGAAGAAATATTTACCAGATTACCAAATTATTGAGTGGAATAATGAAAAAGTAAAAGATATCGATAATAGATATATGCAAGAGGCTTTTAAGGCTGAAAAATGGGCGTTTGTTTCAGACTATGTGCGTCTATATGCCTTGAACAAGTTTGGTGGATTTTATTTTGATACAGATTTAGAAATAAAAAGAAATCTAGATGAATTTTTAAAACTTGATTTTTGTACTTGCTATGAAAAACTTGGGAATAAAAGTAATCCAGTAATGACGGCATTTCTAGCTGCAGAGAAAGGTAATTCAATCATTAAAGATTTAATGATTGAATATGATGGTAGAACTTTCATAACAGCAAAAGGTTATGACTTAACGACAAATGTACATCATGTGAAAAAATATTTTGAAAAAACCCATTCCCTTTATGCCCCCTATAATATACATGAGAAGAAAGAAATTAGGAAAGGTGAGATTATCTTCCCTTATTTTTATTTTTGCATAGATGAAGGTGAAAATACTTATGCAGTTCACAAACTAAGTGGGTCATGGCTTAATGGATATGAAAAAAGATTAAAATTACGATTAGGTAGATACTTTCTTGTGGTATATAAAAGACAGAAAAATAATTCCACAAATGAAATAGAATTAAAAGGCAAGGAAAAGATCATTGCCAAGATAAAGATAACTAAGCGAAAATATTTAGCTATAGTAAGTGATTTAGAGTATTAA
- a CDS encoding O-antigen ligase family protein, translating into MKTVGLHDIGVKLIIALTFILTFYRTGSNIVLGLLAVTSIIYYLKNWRQIKLEIYPFVDRFFIAMFIMMIIVVFFSQNINISIIWFAWICTRYLPIFIYRPFLEENFVAENFFKALALGSVLCFVFVAGQVFMHKAIIHNGAPRGAGILGIMNVAGMCSIIIPIFVALTMESWQKHQYRLGNIYLVVVLANMATLLLNGTRGAWLATAVAIISYFILFWRPRLRTWLIVLIILAALLLGISQLGIIKSRTANNMENRMSVVTRLQMWELGWKTFLQRPLVGVGYGNVPNYEYKVEQGDYKVVLRDKLNKQDMAHLHNLYMQTLAEAGIVGMTALISFLGSIFYTFWQKRNFLWSKIATVALIGFLGHSMFDYTYGISSEMYLITLVITLTLVRLKKGADHRD; encoded by the coding sequence ATGAAAACTGTTGGATTGCATGATATAGGTGTAAAACTTATTATTGCCTTAACATTTATATTGACTTTTTACAGAACTGGTAGCAATATTGTTTTAGGATTGTTAGCAGTAACTTCAATAATTTATTATCTGAAAAATTGGCGTCAAATAAAGCTGGAAATATATCCTTTTGTGGATCGGTTTTTTATAGCAATGTTCATAATGATGATTATTGTAGTATTTTTTTCGCAAAATATTAATATTAGCATTATTTGGTTTGCGTGGATATGTACACGATATTTGCCGATCTTTATTTATCGACCGTTTTTAGAAGAAAATTTTGTTGCGGAAAATTTTTTTAAGGCTTTGGCTTTAGGAAGTGTTTTATGCTTTGTTTTTGTGGCCGGGCAAGTATTTATGCACAAGGCGATAATTCATAATGGTGCGCCCCGTGGGGCTGGAATTTTAGGAATTATGAATGTAGCTGGAATGTGTAGTATTATAATACCTATTTTTGTAGCTCTAACAATGGAAAGCTGGCAAAAACATCAATATCGCTTAGGCAATATTTATCTAGTGGTAGTGTTAGCTAATATGGCTACGTTACTGTTGAACGGTACAAGAGGTGCGTGGTTAGCTACAGCTGTAGCGATAATAAGTTATTTTATTTTGTTTTGGCGGCCGCGGCTAAGAACTTGGCTAATAGTGCTAATTATTTTAGCGGCGTTATTATTAGGAATTAGTCAACTAGGTATAATAAAAAGCCGTACTGCCAACAATATGGAAAATCGGATGTCGGTTGTTACCAGATTGCAGATGTGGGAATTGGGCTGGAAAACCTTTTTGCAACGACCTTTGGTTGGGGTAGGCTATGGTAATGTACCTAATTATGAATATAAGGTGGAACAGGGCGACTATAAGGTAGTACTAAGAGATAAGCTAAATAAGCAGGATATGGCTCATTTACATAATCTATATATGCAAACTTTGGCCGAAGCAGGGATCGTTGGGATGACAGCCTTAATAAGTTTTCTCGGGAGCATTTTTTATACCTTTTGGCAAAAACGAAATTTTCTTTGGAGTAAAATTGCAACGGTGGCTTTAATTGGATTTCTAGGACATAGCATGTTTGATTATACGTATGGGATAAGTTCAGAAATGTATTTGATTACATTAGTAATAACTTTGACTTTGGTTCGTTTAAAAAAAGGAGCAGATCATAGAGATTAG
- a CDS encoding diacylglycerol/lipid kinase family protein: protein MQNQMLSKAGSSFEQIFVIFNMSSGKSVFSDSLERVRKLVKGLRQAYSKSEVHFVGVDTFAEARLQTKVACDMQVDLLIVAGGDGTLREVTDMVCKSSYQPKMAIFPAGTVNLVAHELDMPVDINAWIKRLMRGEEKVVFPMYANEQLFLSVAGIGFDSYIVSQVKPAEKQQFGRAAYMLHASSLLKKEWQKQFKLTIDGEELAEQAASVLVLHGKYYAGTYNVIPEARLSDDFFYVCTISSVVAKDLMKYVLLLVTGSLLTDSAVQVYKAKNLRITSCLPDFPVQVDGDILGNLPVEIKIADKSLCFIK, encoded by the coding sequence ATGCAGAATCAAATGCTGAGTAAAGCGGGAAGTTCTTTTGAACAAATTTTTGTGATCTTTAATATGTCTTCAGGTAAAAGTGTTTTTAGCGATAGTCTAGAACGAGTGCGTAAGTTGGTTAAAGGCTTACGGCAAGCATATAGTAAATCAGAAGTTCATTTTGTAGGCGTGGATACTTTTGCCGAAGCGCGCCTACAAACCAAAGTAGCTTGTGATATGCAAGTAGATTTATTGATTGTAGCTGGTGGCGATGGCACCTTGCGCGAAGTGACAGATATGGTTTGTAAGAGTTCTTACCAACCTAAGATGGCTATTTTTCCGGCGGGGACAGTGAATTTAGTTGCACATGAATTAGATATGCCAGTCGATATCAATGCCTGGATTAAGCGACTAATGCGTGGCGAAGAGAAAGTAGTTTTTCCAATGTATGCCAATGAACAATTATTTCTTTCCGTTGCGGGGATAGGCTTTGATTCTTATATTGTATCGCAGGTTAAACCAGCCGAAAAACAACAATTTGGTCGAGCGGCCTATATGTTACATGCTAGCTCACTCTTAAAAAAAGAATGGCAAAAACAGTTTAAATTAACTATTGATGGCGAAGAACTAGCAGAACAAGCTGCCAGCGTACTGGTTTTACATGGTAAATATTATGCAGGCACTTATAATGTTATTCCCGAAGCCCGCTTATCCGATGATTTTTTCTATGTCTGCACGATTAGTAGCGTTGTGGCGAAGGACTTAATGAAGTATGTGTTATTGTTGGTTACCGGCTCGTTATTAACTGATAGTGCTGTACAAGTTTACAAAGCCAAAAATTTGCGTATAACTAGTTGTTTGCCTGATTTTCCTGTACAAGTAGATGGTGATATTTTAGGTAATTTGCCAGTTGAAATAAAAATCGCTGATAAATCGTTGTGTTTTATTAAATAA
- a CDS encoding metal-dependent hydrolase: MKWISHKVATAAILYSFTGNIIVAGTGVLGSTFPDWIEGKPPAQGTPAYAKWRRKHRQGSHWLPPYFIVCLSCFAYTAQFGFLTLAPSSIPLFLYQPSWATISVLLAHLLGCYSLGCVLHILQDALCGKVPLIFPKYKIGIRLFKVGSMLEYLLIFPSSVFLIIWRLAADLQILHYLKAPNLPKFFL; the protein is encoded by the coding sequence TTGAAATGGATATCACACAAAGTTGCTACCGCTGCAATTTTATATAGTTTTACTGGTAATATTATTGTTGCTGGCACGGGCGTATTAGGCAGTACTTTTCCTGATTGGATTGAAGGTAAGCCGCCTGCACAAGGCACACCGGCCTATGCTAAGTGGCGCCGTAAACATCGTCAAGGCTCCCATTGGTTGCCACCATATTTTATTGTTTGTCTCAGTTGTTTTGCTTATACTGCTCAATTTGGTTTTTTAACTCTAGCTCCTAGTAGTATCCCGTTATTTCTCTATCAACCCAGTTGGGCTACAATCTCCGTCTTACTTGCACATCTCTTGGGCTGTTATAGTCTCGGTTGTGTACTGCATATTCTCCAAGATGCACTCTGTGGCAAAGTGCCTTTGATTTTTCCCAAGTATAAAATTGGAATTCGCCTCTTTAAAGTCGGCTCAATGTTAGAGTATTTATTAATTTTCCCGAGCAGTGTGTTTTTAATTATTTGGCGTTTAGCTGCCGATTTGCAAATTTTGCACTATTTAAAAGCTCCCAATTTACCGAAGTTTTTTTTATAA
- a CDS encoding MurR/RpiR family transcriptional regulator, whose translation MQILKNIDRLLPTLTAAEKNIASYILNNSIDVSSYSQAELLIKSNAAETDLVSLLQRLNCPDFLAFQKEFQPACTDFQLNIDVQSLLTDCWDMQLNNINTTYTNLTTDLITQALKTIHKANRIYIIGMRSSFSLAYALHHGLNQLLGNCELVTNSQGALLDRVLHISDQDLLIAICLPRYSNYTVELFKTLKEERQVQTIAITDSVHSPLIKHADILLPCYYNSLSFHNSLTGAIFLLDFLITAVAASMPEKTKLRLSEAESLLKKVKTHIH comes from the coding sequence ATGCAAATACTAAAAAATATTGATCGATTGCTCCCCACCTTAACAGCCGCAGAAAAGAATATAGCTAGCTATATTCTCAATAATAGTATCGATGTTAGCAGCTATTCACAAGCTGAACTACTTATTAAAAGTAATGCAGCCGAAACCGACCTTGTCAGCCTCTTACAAAGGTTAAACTGTCCAGATTTCCTAGCTTTTCAAAAAGAATTTCAGCCTGCATGCACTGATTTTCAATTGAATATTGATGTGCAAAGTCTTTTGACTGATTGTTGGGATATGCAACTTAACAATATTAACACCACCTATACCAATTTAACGACCGATCTAATTACCCAAGCTTTGAAAACTATTCATAAAGCTAATCGTATTTACATTATTGGCATGCGCAGTTCTTTTTCTTTGGCTTATGCGCTCCACCATGGTCTTAATCAATTATTAGGCAATTGTGAACTAGTAACTAACTCCCAAGGAGCTTTACTGGATCGAGTTTTGCACATTAGCGACCAGGATTTGTTAATTGCTATTTGTTTACCCCGCTATTCAAACTACACCGTCGAACTTTTTAAAACCCTTAAAGAAGAGCGGCAAGTGCAAACTATTGCCATTACCGATTCGGTTCATTCGCCCTTAATAAAGCATGCAGACATTCTCTTGCCTTGCTATTATAATAGCTTATCTTTTCATAATTCGCTTACAGGAGCTATCTTTCTCTTAGATTTTTTGATTACGGCTGTGGCCGCCAGCATGCCTGAAAAAACTAAATTACGGCTCTCTGAAGCAGAAAGTCTCTTGAAAAAAGTGAAAACCCATATTCATTAG
- a CDS encoding threonine/serine exporter family protein has translation MVTQLTKEESIKVALLVGEILLKSGAETYRVEDTVKRICAVNGYHDIQPFVTPTLILIGDNSMDNKMSLVRINTRSINLERVAAINDFSYGYAACKLDFTETLLYLQGVAKQTGYKAQSHIWASGIGSAMFTVMLGGNWADFVASLMVGAIAMYCYQASERMYSSFFISNMLAGLVIGGLACIASSIYAICSVDKIIVGSVMPFVPGLAFTNGVRDFLSGDLIAGNSRIAEAIIIACSIAVGVGFMMKIFIILQGRL, from the coding sequence ATGGTTACGCAACTAACAAAAGAAGAAAGCATTAAAGTTGCTCTCTTAGTGGGGGAAATCTTGTTAAAAAGTGGCGCAGAAACATATCGGGTAGAAGATACTGTTAAACGCATTTGTGCCGTAAATGGCTATCATGATATTCAACCCTTTGTGACACCAACCTTAATTTTGATTGGTGATAATTCTATGGATAACAAAATGAGTTTAGTCAGAATTAATACGCGCAGCATCAACTTAGAACGGGTAGCGGCAATTAACGATTTTTCCTATGGTTATGCTGCTTGCAAGTTGGATTTTACGGAAACGCTCTTATATTTACAAGGAGTTGCGAAACAAACTGGCTATAAGGCCCAAAGTCATATTTGGGCTTCAGGTATTGGCTCGGCGATGTTTACGGTTATGTTAGGCGGTAATTGGGCTGATTTTGTAGCTTCGTTAATGGTAGGCGCGATTGCTATGTATTGCTATCAAGCTTCAGAACGGATGTATTCCTCGTTTTTTATTTCCAATATGTTAGCTGGTTTAGTAATTGGCGGCTTAGCCTGTATTGCTAGCAGTATCTATGCCATTTGTAGTGTTGATAAAATAATTGTTGGTTCAGTAATGCCCTTTGTGCCAGGTTTAGCTTTTACTAATGGGGTGCGCGATTTTCTTTCCGGTGATCTAATTGCTGGCAATTCACGGATTGCAGAAGCGATAATTATTGCCTGTTCCATTGCCGTAGGCGTTGGATTTATGATGAAAATATTTATTATTTTACAAGGTAGGCTGTAA
- a CDS encoding threonine/serine exporter family protein — MEILLLHFVAAFCATASFSLLFNAPLNTFIAAGITGGAGWVTFVALRDFVLLSSINANLLASIVIAFLGEIYARREKKPVTIYVVPGIVVLVPGYSIYKAMNLFLNDYSSDGMTILLRASMESGAIAVGILVVGVIARITKQQRARLTVKLTQVHRKIK, encoded by the coding sequence ATGGAAATTTTATTATTGCATTTTGTGGCGGCATTTTGTGCAACAGCAAGTTTTTCTCTGTTGTTTAATGCCCCTTTAAATACGTTTATTGCGGCAGGAATTACTGGCGGGGCGGGTTGGGTGACATTTGTAGCTTTACGGGATTTTGTGCTCTTATCCTCGATTAATGCTAATCTATTAGCTAGTATTGTTATTGCCTTTTTGGGAGAAATTTATGCGCGCCGCGAAAAAAAACCTGTAACCATTTATGTGGTTCCAGGTATCGTGGTCTTAGTGCCAGGGTATTCAATTTACAAAGCAATGAACTTATTTCTCAATGATTATAGCTCGGATGGAATGACCATTTTGCTCAGAGCAAGCATGGAATCAGGGGCAATTGCTGTAGGTATTTTAGTGGTGGGTGTAATTGCCCGCATTACTAAACAACAACGGGCACGCCTTACAGTAAAACTAACCCAAGTACACCGCAAAATAAAATAA
- a CDS encoding chromate transporter produces the protein MNILQELFTVFFKIGLFSFGGGYTILSVIQNEIVSRNWLSLAEYAQIVTISQMTPGPIVINAATFVGSKMCPQSLLSAFLGAFVATVGVGLPSFFIVLAVAKSLKEFQSSTAVKYIMAGIRPAIIGFMFVASLAFGKLAFFYDLDLGLQLTNLNPWGFLIFLIACYLNYYRNLSPIKLILFCGVLGLVLL, from the coding sequence ATGAACATCTTGCAAGAACTTTTTACCGTTTTTTTCAAAATCGGCCTGTTTTCTTTTGGGGGCGGTTATACTATTTTATCAGTTATTCAAAATGAAATAGTTTCCCGCAACTGGCTAAGTCTCGCTGAATATGCTCAAATAGTTACTATTTCGCAGATGACCCCTGGTCCGATTGTAATTAATGCCGCGACCTTTGTGGGAAGTAAAATGTGTCCCCAAAGTCTACTTAGCGCTTTTCTAGGGGCATTTGTAGCTACGGTCGGTGTTGGCTTGCCCTCTTTTTTTATTGTCTTAGCTGTCGCAAAGTCTTTAAAAGAATTCCAGAGTTCTACCGCCGTAAAATACATAATGGCTGGAATTCGTCCAGCCATTATTGGATTTATGTTTGTAGCCAGCTTAGCCTTCGGGAAGCTCGCATTTTTTTATGATCTAGATTTGGGCTTGCAACTTACTAACTTAAATCCTTGGGGATTTTTAATCTTTTTAATAGCTTGCTATTTAAACTATTACCGCAACCTTTCACCTATTAAGCTTATTTTATTTTGCGGTGTACTTGGGTTAGTTTTACTGTAA
- a CDS encoding chromate transporter, with translation MAKQQLLKIFFTFFKIGLFTIGGGLAMIPIIQDEFVNKQKWLNDQDVTNVLALSQALPGVIAINSATFVGYKIAGILGSFLATLGVILPSFIIIFLLSLFYDSNITQNLYIHKAFVGFNAGVTALIFLTTVRMLKNILNSNFALFLAILTVSSVLLFNTDISVVVLVSATLSYLYHYIKALREVQS, from the coding sequence ATGGCTAAGCAACAACTACTAAAAATATTTTTCACTTTTTTCAAAATCGGTCTCTTCACCATCGGCGGTGGCTTAGCCATGATTCCCATTATTCAAGACGAATTTGTCAACAAGCAAAAATGGTTAAATGATCAAGATGTAACTAATGTGTTAGCTTTATCGCAAGCTTTGCCTGGAGTTATTGCCATCAATTCGGCTACTTTTGTAGGCTATAAAATTGCGGGGATTTTAGGCTCTTTTTTAGCTACGCTCGGCGTAATCCTGCCTTCTTTTATTATCATTTTTCTCCTTAGTTTGTTTTATGATAGTAATATTACCCAAAACCTCTATATTCATAAAGCCTTTGTTGGCTTTAATGCTGGAGTTACGGCACTTATTTTTCTTACAACAGTGCGGATGCTAAAAAATATCCTAAATTCAAACTTTGCTCTTTTTTTAGCAATCCTTACGGTCAGTTCGGTATTACTATTTAATACCGATATCTCCGTAGTCGTTTTGGTTAGTGCTACACTCAGCTATCTTTATCACTATATAAAAGCTCTGCGGGAGGTGCAATCTTAA
- a CDS encoding sugar transferase — MLLIRNLHATRKLFLLVLDIIAIILAAYLGIYLEFYDSSQKVFSTHYYSIPLMILLFGLLFNITNMFSLSRKRFGEILLGIVINTLAMFIILMAVSFFFREFLYSRTVLVYSALLQIFLLSIVNYTFWRIERSLIVPKRLLIIGDDCECARIQSKIKIQSGNVFAAQQYCLDYQADWQKLLPQVDTIALANNLTLVQKEQILHFCHQMGKQILIFPSAYEVFCQNMLLETLDDVPVFKSNYLRPTLEQRSLKRIFDFSIALVAIIVFAPIMLLVAIAIYLDDPGKVIYTQQRVGRDEQEFTIVKFRSMRLDAERGTGPVLAKQDDDRITRIGAFIRRTRLDELPQLFNVLFGQMSLVGPRPERMYFVEQYKLDFPEYAYRHTVKPGITGMAQVYGKYNTTAYDKLVYDLMYIQKCNIFTDIIILIQTIKVLFIKSSTEGV; from the coding sequence ATGTTATTGATACGCAACTTGCATGCCACGCGTAAATTATTTTTATTAGTTTTAGATATTATCGCTATTATCTTAGCCGCCTATTTAGGTATCTATTTGGAATTTTATGATAGTAGCCAAAAAGTTTTTAGTACTCACTACTACTCTATACCCTTGATGATCTTATTGTTTGGCTTACTGTTTAATATTACCAACATGTTTTCTCTATCGCGGAAACGTTTTGGGGAAATTCTCTTGGGTATTGTCATTAATACTCTAGCGATGTTTATTATTTTAATGGCTGTAAGCTTCTTTTTCCGAGAATTTCTCTATTCACGCACCGTGCTGGTGTATTCGGCTTTATTGCAAATTTTCTTATTAAGTATCGTCAATTATACTTTTTGGCGGATTGAGCGCTCTTTAATTGTGCCCAAACGGCTCTTAATCATTGGTGATGACTGTGAATGTGCTCGCATTCAGAGCAAGATAAAAATCCAATCGGGCAATGTTTTCGCGGCGCAACAATATTGTCTAGACTACCAAGCCGATTGGCAAAAACTTTTGCCCCAAGTAGATACTATTGCCCTCGCCAACAATCTCACCTTAGTCCAAAAAGAGCAAATCCTACATTTTTGTCATCAAATGGGCAAACAGATTTTAATCTTCCCTTCTGCCTATGAGGTTTTCTGTCAAAACATGCTTTTAGAAACGCTCGATGATGTCCCAGTGTTTAAGTCTAATTATCTACGACCTACTCTAGAACAGCGCTCGCTAAAGCGAATTTTTGATTTTAGCATCGCCTTAGTTGCAATTATTGTTTTTGCACCAATAATGCTATTAGTAGCTATCGCCATCTATCTAGATGATCCTGGCAAAGTTATTTATACTCAACAACGTGTCGGTCGTGACGAACAAGAATTTACCATTGTTAAATTCCGCAGCATGCGCCTAGATGCAGAACGCGGTACTGGACCAGTTTTAGCTAAACAAGATGATGATCGCATTACTCGCATCGGGGCCTTTATTCGCCGCACGCGCTTAGATGAATTACCGCAATTATTTAATGTCCTCTTCGGACAAATGAGTCTTGTCGGCCCCCGCCCAGAAAGAATGTATTTTGTAGAGCAATATAAGCTTGATTTCCCTGAATATGCCTATCGACATACTGTAAAACCGGGCATTACCGGCATGGCTCAAGTTTATGGCAAATATAATACTACTGCTTATGATAAACTCGTCTATGATTTAATGTATATTCAAAAATGTAATATCTTTACGGATATTATTATTCTTATTCAAACTATTAAAGTTTTGTTTATTAAAAGCAGTACCGAAGGAGTCTGA